aaattttaataacaataGTCTCATAAATAGATACACATTTTACAAACtcgtatataatatatatataaaaaaaaaaatttaaataaaaataaattagttaagCAAAGTTAATAATCGACTTTTGAATAAGCTTCTAGACATAGATATATCCAAATTAGAATAATACTCATTAAATAAGTTGCAACTTGAAGAAATCGGTTCGCGCTGTCCGTAAAGCGTATGATGAGAATCAATTGCCAGAAGCGGTCTGGGTCTTAAAGAAGTAGAAGGAGCATACAGATTGATGCAGTTAAGTAAACTCTCACAATCAATAGTTGAAGTCAAAATATCGCGAATGAACATGATACTATACATTTTTCTTCTCATATCTAGGGACTGTATTCCAAGTAATAGACATTTTGAATAATAAGAATGATGAAACCCTTCTACATTATCTTCAAAAACATTTCGAAGAGCAAATCTGAGAAATTTTTTCTGAACGTTTTCAATtctctttttattaaattcagtTGTAGAGCTCCAGACAACACAGTTATATTCAAGAACAGGACGCACAATACTGCAATATAAAGATTTAATTGTATATGGATCTTTGAAGTCAAAGGAATTTCTCTTTATGAATCCAAGTAAGGAATTTGCTCTGGACACAATGGAATTAATGTgtaaattaaatctaaatttCGAATCGAATATGACACCCAAATCTTTGAAATCTTCTACTATTTGTAACGGCAGATTATTGAATGAGTATCTTGGAATAATATTCAACATAGTCCTGTTGAAGGAAATACAAGCACACTTATCcatatttaataacaaatcgTTTGATTTGCACCAATCGACAAAAGAATTCAGATCATTTTGAAGCAAAAGACAATCATTTAAGTTAGAAATctgagaaaataacttaatATCATCAGCATACATTAAGCAATTAGaatttttaaccctctactgcatacgaagccaaatatggttttgtctgtttgtatgcacttttctcttctctgtcacaaaaaaatggtaaagattaaatacaatcctcttctttaagtttctgagaacccatagagatagttttttcgtgtgtccgacacaaaataaatgtgtattttatgatcacaggtgagtcgatcagtcgtgtgcattgaaatcgaaaatgtaGAATATAtccatactttaagtgttaattattgcgtttgtttggaaagtaaagtggaattaaaaatttatttttgatcgattgtctaattgtgtatgctatgaaccaatttttgttgaaaaaaaattattggcctggtcttgggagggcaaaaagtacggaagccatatttggcttcgtatgcattaaggggttgtaaGTCTAcacaatttattaaatttttttgttggaaaattttgtttctttacattgttattttgcttggaagttatgttttgcttcagaaatggagccccttcgcctttagagacatttttctcatgttaaccatatttccagcggcgtaacctttaaaattttagggggaggggggctcaccaataatatttttcaataattttattactttatagtttttgtaagatctgggagtgggtgaaaatgttggagcaagactaacttcgacagtggaaagaatgtgaaccagaagaaatgtttaaaacggacgaaaacaaattgcttttctcggttccatgtcttaaaatgagccaaatttgaattaattcgtaaccttttgtaatacaatgtattttttttactttattttgtttttaaatgataaatatttatcttttgatgtttttaattgtattttttacataatctgaataaataaaatttgtaagatttcttaccccttaatgcatacgaagccaaatttggcttataaacaaattttttaaacaaattaatttaaacaaatttttttaatgaaaaccgttttgaaataacccaaagaacccatgtaaagcattttttaattttttcgtccgctaatattaattcatgcagtagagggttaagtaCATTCGGAAGATCATTAACAAAAAGTAAGAACATTAACGGTCCCAGGTGACTTCCCTCTGGAACTCCAGAGGTTACTGTAATTTCTTTTGAGAAAAAGTCTCCAATCCTTACATATTGTTTCCGTCCAAGTAAATATGATGAAAACCATTGTAGGAGCGGTCCATGGATCCCATAAGCTTTAAGTTTTTCTAAAAGAATATGTAGGTTAACTCTGCTGAAGGCTTTAACAAAGTCAGTGTAAATCACATGAACTTGTTTCCGATTATCCAGAGTGTTGATGcaaaaatttgtgaattctATTAGATTAGAATTAGTAGACCTTCCTTTCCAAAAACCGTGCTGATATTTACTAACTTGATGTTTTAtaacatatttaaatttatcttgaaCAAGACTATCTAAAAGCTTTGGAACAACTGACAATTTAGTAATGGGTCTATAATtcgaaactaaattttttgaaccaGATTTAAAAATCGGATCAATGATGGAGACTTTCCATTCATCCAGAAAAATTCCATTCGAAATAGATTcgttaaaaatatgtaatagCGGAACAGAAAGTGAACTTGCACAGTGACGAAAAACGATAGGAAAAAACCCCAATATATCTGCAGTTTTTTTGGGTTTAATTTTAACTAAAGCATCTACAACCTCATTTAAGTCAAAGAAAATGCTAGAACAATCAAAAACCGATGGCAAAGACTTTATATATTGATAGTTTATTGTTGCTGATGTAGAAGAGTTATAAATGCTTTCAAAAAACTGTCCAAAATAATCTACAATCATTTTCGGATCACTAGTATTATTACTTTCAAAACACATAGTTGCTGGAAATCCAGTACTATTTCGTTTAGCAtttataaatttccaaaaagATGTAGGACTTTGTTTGAGATTACTTTCAACAGAAtgaatataatttgaataaagaaattttgacagaaaaacaaattctttccTGAGACGAGAAAAAACTGCATAGGAATCATTGGAAGGAttctgtttatattttttaaacgcaTTATTCTtagcatttttcaaattaagtatTCTTTTATTATACCATATTGGATGAGAGCTTACTTTACTTCTATGCTTAGGTACGCAATCATTTAAAACACTGTTAAATAAAGATTTAAAGCAACGAAATTTTTCAGATATATTTTTATCTAGAAACTCATTCaaccaattaatatttttaaaacaattgttCATTAAAGACAAGTTATgagaattaaatttgaaaatagatttattattattgaatttagaaaaattatcaaaattatagtttttaaaacaaatatcaatagATTTATGGTGAACATAATTAGAAAGCAAAGGGGTATTCTCCATGACAGAAGATTGTAAATCCTCTGAAATAAATACCAAATCTAAATATCTTCCCAGCGAATTAGCTAcgttatttatttgaataagaTTATTCGAAAACAAAGAATCAATTAATAGAACATCAACATCCGTAGGAAGAGAAAATGGAACAAAATTATGGTTATTCGTCGATGACCAAATTATATCACCACAATTAAAATCACCAATTAcacaaattttataattaatatatTCTGGCATGGAGGTAACCCTATCAATATTTGACAAatgtttttcataaataaacaaAGAGCTTTTAGGTGGAATATAACTCAAAAATATGAGGAAACCGCAGCCAGTAGCATCCACACGCACACAAAGTTGATCAATTTGCAATTtatcagcaacaacaacatcaatttCAACAGCAACAGCTCCCAGAATACGCTTCGCAGCAATCAAAACACCCCCTCCTCTTGATTTGTTAACATCAATACGATCATGACGAAAGACGGAGAACAAAGATGTATCGAAAAACTCATCAGCATATATGCCTTCATATAACCAAGTTTcagtaaatagaaaaatatcatACTGACTCCGGCAAGCATCAATTGCAAAAAGCAATTCTCTTAGTTTAGAAGAAAAACCGTTCATATTTTGGTAATACATACAGATCTCTGAGTTGttattgttaatgcattgtcTTTGAGAGTACAGGTGGAGAGAATTGTTAGTGTGAGCATGTTTTATTGATGGGGAAGTGTATgttaaattgttgttgttatagggtttttgttttttggaaaaaaattaaagctttttacatGCACATTTACAGGCCAATTGTTTACATTTGTTGCATCAGTTTCTTTATTAGTAGGGATGCCgactttgaaattaataaatttcagATTCGTTATATCGGAATCTTTTTTAATAAGCTTATAGCACTGAACTTCATCAAAAGGTATATTTAATTTGTTCGatacataatttttaattgtttgttcAGAAGTTGAAACAGAAAACTTGGAAACATGTAACCATTTAACTGGGGGAACAACACACATATCGTCAGGCAAGTTGTCGACACCGACAGTTACAGCACGACGACTACGGTTGGTAGATACattctttttttcgtttttagttaAATCATTTACATTGTGGTTTTCATTAGTTATCTCCGCACCgccattattttttaagttaggCAAAGCACTGGGTAGAGGGGAATCATGTGTATTAGAGGTGTTGTTGCACAATTCACtttcatttgaaacaaatttgttgTTCAAAAGCTCACTCAATTTTGCTTGAAGAGAGTCAAACTcgcacattttttttgtgagaacaTCCACCACAGAGACTAAGTCATTTACTTTAGTGAATAATTCTCTAACTGGAAATTTTGCGCAATCAGAACAATGATATGAAAAATTGGAATTAATTTTGctaatttcattaaataagaCATCCGAAACTCCGGTACAAAGTCTATGAAAAGATTTTCCGCAAAATAAACCGCACTTAATTCCCTCATCAAGTAAGGAATTTGAACATTTAGCGCACTTTAGTTTATTTGACATGATGAATATGATGAATAGACAAGAAAGCACAACCGAACAGGTTCAAGAACATCGATCAAcgatataacctcaaaaatagtgaaaaaatgcaaaaatacgtctttttggtttttatttttatcttttagattgattttaatgtgttttttttttcaaacaaaaaagtttctgaaaaaatttttgatttttgaaaaatttgagataCCATAGGTTAGCCTTT
This DNA window, taken from Episyrphus balteatus chromosome 2, idEpiBalt1.1, whole genome shotgun sequence, encodes the following:
- the LOC129912105 gene encoding uncharacterized protein LOC129912105, whose amino-acid sequence is MYYQNMNGFSSKLRELLFAIDACRSQYDIFLFTETWLYEGIYADEFFDTSLFSVFRHDRIDVNKSRGGGVLIAAKRILGAVAVEIDVVVADKLQIDQLCVRVDATGCGFLIFLSYIPPKSSLFIYEKHLSNIDRVTSMPEYINYKICVIGDFNCGDIIWSSTNNHNFVPFSLPTDVDVLLIDSLFSNNLIQINNVANSLGRYLDLVFISEDLQSSVMENTPLLSNYVHHKSIDICFKNYNFDNFSKFNNNKSIFKFNSHNLSLMNNCFKNINWLNEFLDKNISEKFRCFKSLFNSVLNDCVPKHRSKVSSHPIWYNKRILNLKNAKNNAFKKYKQNPSNDSYAVFSRLRKEFVFLSKFLYSNYIHSVESNLKQSPTSFWKFINAKRNSTGFPATMCFESNNTSDPKMIVDYFGQFFESIYNSSTSATINYQYIKSLPSVFDCSSIFFDLNEVVDALVKIKPKKTADILGFFPIVFRHCASSLSVPLLHIFNESISNGIFLDEWKVSIIDPIFKSGSKNLVSNYRPITKLSVVPKLLDSLVQDKFKYVIKHQVSKYQHGFWKGRSTNSNLIEFTNFCINTLDNRKQVHKNLKLMGSMDRSYNGFHHIYLDGNNM